One Brassica napus cultivar Da-Ae chromosome A5, Da-Ae, whole genome shotgun sequence DNA window includes the following coding sequences:
- the LOC125608904 gene encoding plastidial pyruvate kinase 3, chloroplastic-like, translating to MAATGQISTRMTVDRTLSSSRNAGLSLSPSPQRTLIGVAGRSGIAHRQLSLSVRAINTNEDSRKVKVYAENGAFDLGVMDPSVEPYKFAEPRTIHNDSRRKTKIVCTIGPSSSSREMIWKLAEAGMNVARLNMSHGDHASHQITIDLVKEYNSLFVDKAIAIMLDTKGPEVRSGDVPQPIFLEEGQEFNFTIKRGVSMKDTVSVNYDDFVNDVEVGDILLVDGGMMSLAVKSKTSDLVKCVVIDGGELQSRRHLNVRGKSATLPSITDKDWEDIKFGVDNQVDFYAVSFVKDAKVVHELKNYLKTCSADISVIVKIESADSIKNLPSIISACDGAMVARGDLGAELPIEEVPLLQEEIITRCRNIHKPVIVATNMLESMINHPTPTRAEVSDIAIAVREGADAIMLSGETAHGKFPLKAVNVMHTVALRTEASLPVRTSAIRTTAYKGRMGQMFAFHASIMANTLNTPIIVFTRTGSMAVLLSHYRPSSTIFAFTNQRRIMQRLALYQGVMPIYMEFSDDAEDTYARSLKLLQDENMLKEGQHVTLVQSGAQPIWREESTHLIQVRKIKIG from the exons ATGGCGGCGACAGGTCAAATCTCGACGAGAATGACGGTGGATCGCACTCTGTCCTCCTCCAGGAACGCTGGACTTTCCCTTTCACCATCACCCCAGAGAACGCTAATCGGCGTCGCCGGAAGGTCTGGTATCGCTCACCGTCAACTGTCTCTATCCGTCAGAGCGATTAACACCAATGAAGATAGCCGGAAAGTCAAGGTTTATGCAGAGAATGGCGCTTTCGATTTG GGAGTGATGGATCCTTCAGTGGAGCCATATAAATTTGCGGAGCCAAGAACAATTCATAATGATTCGAGGAGGAAAACTAAGATTGTGTGTACCATTGGACCTTCCTCTAGCTCTCGTGAAATGATTTGGAAACTCGCGGAAGCAGGAATGAATGTGGCTCGTTTGAATATGTCTCATGGAGATCATGCTTCTCATCAGATTACTATTGATCTTGTTAAAGAATACAACTCTCTCTTTGTTGACAAAGCCATTGCTATCATGTTGGATACAAAG GGTCCTGAGGTTCGAAGTGGGGATGTACCTCAGCCGATCTTCCTTGAAGAGGGTCAAGAGTTTAATTTTACCATCAAGAGAGGTGTCTCCATGAAAGACACCGTCAGTGTCAACTATGATGATTTTGTTAACGATGTCGAAGTTGGAGACATACTTTTGGTCGATG GTGGAATGATGTCACTAGCTGTTAAGTCCAAGACGAGCGATTTGGTGAAATGTGTAGTTATTGACGGTGGAGAGCTACAATCTAGACGTCACTTGAATGTTCGAGGAAAGAGTGCTACTCTTCCTTCCATAACAG ACAAAGATTGGGAAGACATCAAATTTGGAGTGGACAACCAAGTTGATTTCTATGCTGTCTCTTTTGTTAAGGATGCTAAAGTTGTCCATGAGTTGAAAAACTACCTCAAAA CCTGCAGTGCGGATATCTCTGTGATTGTGAAAATTGAAAGCGCAGATTCTATAAAGAATCTTCCTTCCATTATATCTGCTTGTGATGGG GCAATGGTTGCTCGTGGAGATCTTGGAGCTGAACTTCCCATTGAGGAGGTTCCCTTGTTACAG GAGGAGATAATCACAAGGTGTAGGAACATTCATAAACCAGTGATTGTCGCCACAAACATGCTAGAGAGTATGATTAATCATCCAACACCTACAAGAGCTGAAGTATCTGACATTGCAATTGCAGTGCGCGAAGGAGCAGATGCAATCATGCTTTCTGGTGAAACCGCACACGGAAA GTTTCCTCTGAAAGCTGTTAACGTGATGCATACCGTGGCTTTGAGAACTGAGGCTAGTCTACCTGTTAGAACCTCAGCAATCCGGACCACTGCTTACAAG GGTCGCATGGGCCAAATGTTTGCTTTCCATGCTTCTATAATGGCGAATACACTGAACACACCGATCATTGTGTTCACAAGAACTGGATCCATGGCAGTGCTTCTGAGTCACTACCGCCCGTCCTCAACAATTTTCGCCTTCACAAACCA GAGGAGAATAATGCAAAGGCTGGCTCTTTACCAAGGTGTCATGCCTATATACATGGAGTTTTCTGATGATGCAGAAGATACATATGCCCGTTCCTTGAAACTCCTACAG GACGAGAATATGCTCAAGGAAGGACAACATGTAACGCTTGTCCAAAGTGGTGCGCAACCCATTTGGCGTGAAGAATCAACACATCTCATACAAGTCCGTAAGATTAAGATAGGTTGA
- the LOC125608903 gene encoding protein NRT1/ PTR FAMILY 7.3-like: MSCLGIYNKDMMMKKEEEEETRDGTVDYYGRPSIRSNSGKWVAGIIILVNQGLATLAFFGVGVNLVLFLTRVLQQNNADAANNVSKWTGTVYIFSLVGAFLSDSYWGRYKTCAIFQVIFVIGLSSLSLSSYMFLIRPKGCGDEVTPCGTHSTMEITMFYLSIYLIALGNGGYQPNIATFGADQFDEEHPKEGYSKIAFFSYFYLALNLGSLFSNTILGYFEDEGMWALGFWASTGSAILALILFLLGTPRYRNFKPTGNPLSRFCQVLVAATKKSSMEAPSRGREEMYDEDRQGKNASGDTGRRIVHTDEFKFLDRAAYITARDLDDKKQGGVNPWRLCPVTQVEEVKCILRLMPIWLCTIIYSVVFTQMASLFVEQGAAMKTTVSDFKIPPASMSSFDILSVALFIFIYRRVLEPLANRFKKKDGTKGITELHRMGIGLVIAILAMVAAGVVECFRLKYADKSCTHCDGSSSLSIFWQVPQYSLIGASEVFMYVGQLEFFNAQTPDGLKSFGSALCMMSMSMGNFVSSLLVTMVVKISTEDHMPGWIPRNLNKGHLDRFYFLLAALTSIDLVVYIACARWYKCIKLEAKDEMQDMVSDDDSDDYEEPMKDSRV; encoded by the exons atgtcTTGCCTAGGGATATATAACAAAGAT atgatgatgaagaaagaagaagaagaagaaacaagagatGGAACTGTGGATTACTATGGTCGTCCCTCTATCCGTTCTAACTCAGGCAAATGGGTTGCTGGTATCATCATTCTCG TGAACCAGGGGTTGGCGACGCTGGCATTCTTTGGAGTTGGAGTGAATCTAGTGCTGTTCCTAACTCGCGTTTTGCAGCAGAACAACGCAGACGCAGCGAACAACGTTAGCAAATGGACAGGAACTGTTTACATCTTCTCATTGGTCGGAGCGTTTCTCAGCGATTCTTACTGGGGTCGTTACAAGACTTGTGCTATCTTCCAAGTCATTTTTGTCATC GGACTTTCATCGCTCTCGCTATCATCATACATGTTCTTGATCAGACCAAAAGGTTGCGGGGATGAAGTCACGCCTTGCGGTACACATTCAACGATGGAGATCACAATGTTCTACCTATCAATCTACTTGATCGCATTGGGGAATGGGGGTTACCAACCGAACATTGCAACGTTTGGAGCTGATCAGTTCGATGAAGAGCATCCTAAAGAAGGGTACTCAAAGATCGCCTTCTTCAGCTACTTCTACCTTGCTTTAAACCTCGGCTCGCTCTTTTCCAACACAATCTTGGGATATTTTGAAGACGAGGGGATGTGGGCACTCGGGTTTTGGGCGTCTACTGGCTCTGCCATCTTGGCTTTGATTCTTTTCCTCCTTGGAACTCCGAGATACCGAAACTTCAAGCCTACAGGGAACCCTCTTTCGAGGTTTTGCCAAGTTTTGGTGGCTGCAACGAAGAAATCATCTATGGAGGCGCCTTCCAGAGGGAGGGAGGAGATGTATGATGAAGATAGACAAGGGAAGAATGCTTCAGGAGATACAGGGAGGAGGATAGTTCATACTGATGAATTCAA GTTCTTGGACAGAGCCGCGTACATCACAGCAAGAGATCTTGACGACAAGAAACAAGGCGGAGTGAATCCGTGGAGGCTTTGTCCGGTGACACAAGTTGAGGAAGTCAAGTGTATTCTTAGACTGATGCCCATTTGGCTCTGCACTATCATCTACTCGGTCGTCTTCACCCAAATGGCCTCTCTCTTTGTGGAGCAAGGCGCAGCGATGAAGACCACTGTCTCTGATTTCAAAATCCCTCCAGCAAGTATGTCCAGCTTCGACATCCTTAGCGTTGCCTTGTTCATATTCATATACCGCAGAGTTCTCGAGCCACTAGccaacagattcaagaagaagGATGGAACAAAAGGAATCACCGAGCTTCACAGGATGGGAATCGGGCTTGTGATTGCTATCTTAGCTATGGTTGCAGCCGGGGTTGTTGAATGCTTTAGACTTAAATACGCAGACAAGAGTTGCACTCACTGTGATGGCTCAAGCTCACTAAGCATCTTCTGGCAG GTTCCACAATACTCGCTCATCGGAGCATCAGAAGTGTTCATGTATGTTGGTCAGCTTGAGTTCTTCAACGCGCAGACACCAGACGGACTAAAGAGCTTTGGGAGCGCTCTGTGTATGATGTCAATGTCCATGGGGAACTTTGTGAGTAGCTTGTTGGTGACAATGGTGGTGAAGATCTCTACAGAGGATCACATGCCTGGTTGGATTCCAAGGAACCTCAACAAAGGTCACTTGGACAGATTCTATTTCCTCCTGGCTGCGTTGACCAGCATTGACCTGGTGGTGTACATTGCATGTGCGAGATGGTACAAATGTATAAAACTAGAAGCGAAAGATGAGATGCAAGACATGGTGAGTGATGATGACAGTGATGACTACGAGGAGCCAATGAAGGATTCTAGAGTCTAA